A window of the Streptomyces sp. JB150 genome harbors these coding sequences:
- the mtrB gene encoding MtrAB system histidine kinase MtrB, with product MSGDSAASAPGRSGARAGRPVGRKAAGSRWGRFSAGGLLQGGVQGSPVLRLFMRWVRRPLLPMMRLWRRNIQLKVVVTTLLMSLGVVLLLGFVVIGQVRNGLLDAKVNASQSQATGGFAAAKQRAEEAASGAAVDNAADEGGQSSQNVIQWMSDLVTSLSSGGQGAFDVVTLPAGDDTGGGRGPRASGGVNPNKSVPEELRERVTSGPGAYQSYTRIVYGPGKESQPALIIGKQVNDPNNDPYQLYYLFPLTQEEKSLSLVKGTLATAGLFVVVLLGAIAWLVVRQVVTPVRMAAGIAERLSAGRLQERMKVTGEDDIARLGEAFNKMAQNLQLKISQLEDLSRMQRRFVSDVSHELRTPLTTVRMAADVIHEAREDFDPVTARSAELLADQLDRFESLLSDLLEISRFDAGAAALEAEPIDLRDVVRRVVDGAEPLAERKGSRIRIVGDQQPVVAEADARRVERVLRNLVVNAVEHGEGKDVVVKLAAAGGAVAVAVRDYGVGLKPGEATRVFNRFWRADPARARTTGGTGLGLSIALEDARLHGGWLQAWGEPGGGSQFRLTLPRTADEPLRGSPIPLEPKDSRRNRGLDDSGQPRGGGEKSATVPAQTTAGGPVRPLDAIGPRLAAVAPTADPTALPGNGARVVPRPAGGARRVEESRRTEESRRTEESRRTGGAVRGADGAARGAAGSRPADVESDESNE from the coding sequence CGGGGACAGTGCCGCTTCGGCGCCCGGCCGGTCCGGGGCCCGCGCGGGGCGGCCTGTCGGCCGGAAGGCGGCGGGCTCCCGCTGGGGAAGGTTCAGCGCGGGCGGGCTGCTGCAGGGCGGAGTCCAGGGCAGCCCGGTCCTCCGTCTGTTCATGCGCTGGGTGCGCCGGCCGCTGCTGCCGATGATGCGGCTGTGGCGGCGCAACATCCAGCTGAAGGTCGTCGTCACGACGCTGCTGATGTCGCTGGGCGTCGTACTGCTGCTGGGCTTCGTCGTCATCGGGCAGGTGCGCAACGGGCTGCTCGACGCCAAGGTCAACGCGTCGCAGAGCCAGGCCACGGGCGGGTTCGCCGCGGCCAAGCAGCGCGCCGAGGAGGCGGCGAGCGGGGCGGCCGTGGACAACGCGGCAGACGAGGGCGGACAGTCCTCGCAGAACGTCATCCAGTGGATGAGCGATCTCGTCACCTCGCTGTCCAGTGGCGGCCAGGGCGCCTTCGACGTCGTGACGCTGCCCGCCGGGGACGACACCGGGGGCGGGCGCGGTCCGCGCGCCTCCGGCGGGGTCAATCCGAACAAGAGCGTCCCCGAGGAGCTGCGTGAGCGGGTCACCAGCGGCCCGGGGGCGTATCAGAGCTACACGCGCATCGTGTACGGGCCCGGCAAGGAGTCCCAGCCCGCGCTGATCATCGGCAAGCAGGTCAACGACCCGAACAACGACCCGTACCAGCTGTACTACCTCTTCCCGCTGACGCAGGAGGAGAAGTCGCTGAGCCTGGTCAAGGGGACGCTGGCGACGGCCGGGCTGTTCGTCGTCGTCCTGCTCGGGGCGATCGCCTGGCTGGTGGTGCGCCAGGTCGTCACGCCCGTGCGGATGGCCGCCGGGATCGCCGAGCGGTTGTCGGCGGGGCGCCTCCAGGAGCGGATGAAGGTCACCGGCGAGGACGACATCGCGCGGCTCGGCGAGGCCTTCAACAAGATGGCGCAGAACCTTCAGTTGAAGATCAGCCAGTTGGAGGACCTGTCGCGGATGCAGCGGCGGTTCGTCTCCGACGTCTCCCATGAGCTGCGTACTCCGCTGACGACCGTGCGGATGGCCGCCGACGTGATCCACGAGGCGCGGGAGGACTTCGACCCGGTCACCGCGCGGTCGGCGGAACTGCTCGCCGACCAGCTGGACCGCTTCGAGTCGCTGCTGTCGGACCTGCTGGAGATCAGCCGTTTCGACGCCGGCGCGGCGGCGCTGGAGGCCGAGCCGATAGACCTGCGGGACGTCGTCCGGCGGGTCGTCGACGGGGCGGAGCCGCTGGCCGAGCGCAAGGGGTCGCGGATCCGGATAGTGGGCGACCAGCAGCCCGTGGTGGCGGAGGCGGACGCCCGGCGGGTGGAGCGCGTGCTGCGCAATCTCGTCGTCAACGCCGTCGAGCACGGCGAGGGCAAGGACGTCGTCGTCAAGCTCGCCGCGGCGGGCGGGGCGGTCGCGGTCGCCGTACGCGACTACGGCGTCGGGCTCAAGCCCGGCGAGGCGACCCGGGTCTTCAACCGGTTCTGGCGGGCCGATCCGGCTCGCGCGCGGACGACGGGCGGTACGGGTCTGGGGCTGTCCATCGCCCTGGAGGACGCCCGGCTGCACGGCGGCTGGCTGCAGGCGTGGGGTGAGCCGGGCGGCGGCTCGCAGTTCCGGCTGACACTGCCGCGGACCGCGGACGAGCCGCTGCGGGGCTCACCGATACCGCTGGAGCCCAAGGACTCGCGGCGCAATCGCGGACTGGACGATTCCGGTCAGCCGCGCGGGGGCGGCGAGAAGAGTGCCACCGTGCCCGCGCAGACCACGGCCGGCGGGCCGGTGCGGCCGCTCGACGCGATAGGTCCGCGGCTGGCCGCCGTGGCCCCGACGGCCGATCCGACGGCGCTGCCCGGCAACGGCGCGCGGGTGGTGCCCCGGCCGGCGGGTGGGGCCCGCCGCGTGGAGGAGTCGCGTCGTACGGAGGAGTCGCGTCGTACGGAGGAGTCGCGTCGTACGGGCGGGGCGGTGCGTGGTGCGGACGGGGCGGCGCGCGGTGCGGCGGGGAGCCGGCCGGCGGACGTGGAGTCCGATGAGTCGAATGAGTAA
- a CDS encoding LpqB family beta-propeller domain-containing protein, translated as MGAGREGGARRTPARAVAYIACGVVLLAGCASMPDHGDLRGVESTPRQDAQVRVFAVPPSEDASPPQIVQGFLEALTSDDPNYETAKQYLTDTARKSWEPQRTTTVLANAPGLEVDWAANKEDSDTFAFLLTGSRVATVDAEQSYAPASGDYSRQVRLRRDRESGQWRIDRLPQGVVLGQSDFQRNYVSVNKYYLASNTASGSSAQLAAVADPVYVRQRVDPTTQVVRSLLSGPTRWLDPVVRSSFPTGTRLKGDAVPLTPDDHNKLTVPLNDRAARVGLAKCNEMAAQLLFTLQDLAPAVNEVELRAGGAELCALDADAATAVATRGPVRSPEYLYFLNGDHSVVRIRSGSRTAGAEPVPGPLGEGTTTLRSVAVSRDERSAAGVSRDGRQLYVARLEPGASLGEPVLTSEGRTEDDRLTTPSWDEQGNLWVADRDAGNARLLLLQAGKGEPLEVSVPALDGRIESVRVAADGVRIALIVEKDGEQSLLVGRIDLDEKVGERSTVTVRELRNATPELEEVTTVSWCGDGRLVVVGRAKGGVLQLRYAQVDGSTPKGPAPDALTGVKEIAASEDELLPLVAYSDDGIVRLPSGAQWQTVVKEGSAPVYPG; from the coding sequence GTGGGCGCTGGCCGCGAGGGGGGTGCCCGGCGTACGCCGGCGCGCGCGGTGGCGTACATCGCCTGTGGTGTCGTCCTGCTGGCGGGCTGTGCCTCCATGCCGGACCACGGGGATCTGCGGGGTGTCGAGTCCACGCCGCGGCAGGACGCGCAGGTGCGGGTGTTCGCCGTACCGCCGTCGGAGGATGCCTCGCCGCCGCAGATCGTGCAGGGCTTCCTGGAGGCGTTGACCAGCGACGACCCCAACTACGAGACGGCGAAGCAGTATCTGACCGATACGGCCAGGAAGTCCTGGGAGCCGCAGCGGACCACGACCGTGCTCGCCAACGCGCCCGGCCTGGAGGTCGATTGGGCGGCCAACAAGGAGGACAGCGACACGTTCGCGTTCCTGCTGACGGGCAGCAGGGTCGCCACTGTGGACGCGGAGCAGTCGTACGCGCCGGCGAGCGGCGACTACAGCCGGCAGGTCCGCCTCAGGAGGGACCGCGAGAGCGGGCAGTGGCGCATCGACCGGCTGCCCCAGGGTGTCGTCCTCGGCCAGTCGGACTTCCAGCGCAACTACGTGTCCGTCAACAAGTACTACCTGGCGTCGAACACCGCGTCCGGCTCGTCCGCGCAGCTTGCGGCGGTCGCCGATCCCGTCTATGTGCGCCAGCGCGTGGATCCCACGACGCAGGTGGTGCGTTCGCTGCTGAGCGGGCCCACGCGGTGGCTCGATCCGGTGGTCCGGTCGAGCTTTCCCACGGGGACGCGGCTGAAGGGCGACGCGGTCCCGCTGACACCCGACGACCACAACAAGCTGACCGTGCCGCTCAACGACAGGGCCGCGCGGGTCGGGCTGGCCAAGTGCAACGAGATGGCGGCCCAGTTGCTGTTCACGTTGCAGGACCTCGCGCCCGCGGTGAACGAGGTCGAGTTGCGGGCGGGCGGCGCGGAGTTGTGCGCGCTCGACGCGGACGCGGCGACGGCGGTCGCCACGCGGGGACCCGTGCGCAGCCCCGAGTACCTGTACTTCCTCAACGGTGACCACAGCGTGGTGCGGATCCGCAGCGGCAGCAGGACGGCCGGGGCGGAGCCGGTGCCGGGCCCGTTGGGCGAGGGTACGACGACCCTGCGCTCGGTCGCGGTGTCGCGCGACGAGCGCAGCGCGGCCGGAGTCTCCCGGGACGGTCGGCAGTTGTACGTCGCGAGGCTGGAGCCGGGGGCCTCGCTCGGGGAGCCGGTGCTGACCAGCGAGGGCAGGACCGAGGACGACCGGCTGACCACTCCCAGCTGGGACGAGCAGGGCAATCTGTGGGTCGCCGACCGGGACGCCGGCAACGCGCGGCTGCTGCTGCTCCAGGCGGGCAAGGGCGAACCGCTGGAGGTGTCGGTTCCGGCGCTGGACGGGCGCATCGAGTCGGTGCGGGTCGCGGCCGACGGGGTGCGGATCGCGCTGATCGTGGAGAAGGACGGCGAGCAGTCCCTGCTGGTCGGGCGGATCGACCTCGACGAGAAGGTGGGCGAGCGGTCGACGGTCACGGTGCGCGAACTGCGCAACGCCACGCCCGAGTTGGAGGAGGTCACCACGGTGTCGTGGTGTGGCGACGGCCGGCTCGTGGTGGTGGGGCGCGCGAAGGGAGGCGTGCTGCAGCTGCGGTACGCCCAGGTCGACGGCTCCACGCC